Proteins from one Mesotoga infera genomic window:
- a CDS encoding RNA methyltransferase: MLNNIYLALIHYPVLGRHANIVSSAVTNLDVHDISRTCRTYNIKGYYVVSNLPAQREIVDNVLSYWLEEFGREYNPSRSEALTVVRKASYLEDVIEDIERIEGVRPHLVFTSAKRGPDRLSYGEMSGLLRTSEIPHLLLFGTSWGLPEEVLKLCKYALEPIRANSDFNHLSVRAAVAVILDRLIGEDTEKRRD; this comes from the coding sequence ATGTTGAATAATATATACCTGGCTTTGATACACTACCCGGTTCTCGGTAGACACGCAAACATAGTTTCCAGCGCCGTGACCAATCTCGACGTTCACGATATATCTAGAACGTGCAGGACTTACAACATCAAAGGGTACTATGTGGTTAGCAACCTTCCAGCACAGCGGGAGATAGTGGACAATGTTCTTAGTTACTGGCTGGAGGAGTTTGGCAGAGAGTACAATCCAAGCAGAAGTGAAGCTTTAACCGTTGTGAGGAAGGCCTCCTATCTCGAAGATGTTATAGAAGATATAGAGAGGATCGAAGGCGTTAGACCGCACCTGGTTTTCACTTCGGCCAAGAGAGGTCCCGACAGACTTTCTTACGGTGAAATGTCAGGGTTGCTAAGGACTTCGGAGATTCCTCATCTCCTTCTCTTTGGAACCAGCTGGGGATTACCCGAAGAGGTTTTGAAACTTTGCAAGTACGCTCTTGAACCGATCCGCGCGAATTCGGATTTCAACCATCTTTCGGTTCGTGCGGCCGTAGCCGTTATATTGGATAGACTTATAGGTGAAGATACAGAAAAAAGGAGGGATTAA
- the trmD gene encoding tRNA (guanosine(37)-N1)-methyltransferase TrmD, which produces MKIDVLTIFPDLFEAVLKWGVISRAIESGLIEFGAVDLRDFTDDRHRTTDDYPFGGGGGLVMKAGPILRAVDALRANGPVPYVIYTSPQGEIFDNTKARELSRKERLLFICGRYEGIDERVMSIVDEELSIGDFVLSGGEIPVLLMVEAISRFVPGVVGDMESVVNDSFYRDLLDHPHYTRPRNIRGLEVPDVLLSGDHEKIEIFRRKKSLERTMERRPDIFLKHELDLYDKKAILSLFEELRKNVE; this is translated from the coding sequence ATGAAGATCGATGTGCTGACGATATTCCCCGATCTTTTCGAAGCGGTTCTTAAGTGGGGAGTAATCTCCAGAGCCATCGAGAGCGGGTTGATCGAATTCGGTGCGGTCGATCTCCGGGATTTCACGGACGATCGTCACAGAACGACGGACGATTATCCATTTGGCGGTGGTGGTGGCCTTGTAATGAAGGCCGGTCCAATTCTCAGGGCGGTCGATGCTTTGAGGGCAAACGGACCTGTTCCTTATGTGATATATACATCACCGCAGGGCGAGATTTTCGACAATACAAAGGCAAGAGAGCTAAGCAGAAAAGAAAGGCTGTTGTTTATCTGCGGAAGGTACGAAGGGATAGATGAAAGAGTGATGTCCATAGTCGATGAAGAGCTCTCGATAGGCGATTTCGTTCTGAGCGGTGGAGAGATCCCGGTGCTGCTTATGGTCGAGGCCATTTCAAGGTTTGTTCCCGGTGTCGTGGGAGATATGGAATCGGTCGTTAACGATTCCTTTTACAGAGACCTTCTGGATCACCCTCACTATACAAGACCAAGAAACATCAGAGGGCTCGAAGTACCAGATGTTCTCCTGAGCGGCGATCACGAAAAGATAGAGATATTCAGAAGGAAAAAAAGCCTTGAGAGAACCATGGAAAGGCGGCCAGATATCTTTTTGAAACACGAACTGGATCTATACGACAAAAAGGCAATCCTCTCGCTTTTCGAGGAGTTGAGAAAGAATGTTGAATAA
- the rimM gene encoding ribosome maturation factor RimM (Essential for efficient processing of 16S rRNA), translating into MKSGSFDNYEGMIPIGRIIKPHGLRGEVKAKIAIDNDEVFRKFKNAVLSANETSLVKVRIDGSRKAVKGWILHFEGFENLSQVERLCGYYIYVERDYLPELVEGEYYFFQVLGCQVWNESGDFVGTVEDIIETGSNDVMVIRRQDGFNIHEELIPLIKDYIVSMDFERKIVIARSLDYEEVR; encoded by the coding sequence ATGAAAAGCGGTTCCTTCGACAATTATGAAGGCATGATACCCATCGGTCGAATAATTAAACCCCATGGACTGAGGGGAGAAGTAAAGGCCAAGATAGCCATCGATAATGATGAGGTCTTCAGGAAGTTTAAGAACGCAGTCCTTTCAGCAAACGAAACATCGCTCGTGAAAGTCAGAATAGATGGTTCCAGAAAGGCAGTCAAGGGATGGATCCTCCACTTCGAAGGATTCGAAAACCTCTCTCAAGTAGAACGTCTTTGTGGATATTACATCTACGTAGAAAGAGACTATCTGCCCGAACTGGTAGAGGGTGAGTATTATTTCTTCCAGGTTCTCGGTTGCCAGGTTTGGAATGAGAGCGGAGATTTTGTTGGAACTGTGGAGGATATAATCGAAACGGGCTCGAACGATGTGATGGTTATCAGAAGGCAGGATGGTTTCAACATCCATGAAGAACTGATTCCTCTGATAAAGGACTATATCGTTTCGATGGATTTCGAGAGAAAGATAGTGATCGCCAGATCGCTCGATTACGAAGAGGTGAGATAG
- a CDS encoding KH domain-containing protein has translation MKEVLEHILKGIVREPDLIKVTDTIDENGNRVFEIRASESDVGQIIGKDGRTIKSINVLMNALAGSSKESFILKVVR, from the coding sequence ATGAAAGAAGTTCTTGAACACATTCTAAAAGGAATAGTCAGGGAACCAGATCTTATAAAAGTTACCGATACGATCGACGAAAATGGAAACAGGGTCTTTGAAATAAGGGCCTCCGAAAGCGACGTGGGCCAGATAATTGGTAAAGATGGTCGGACTATAAAATCTATAAATGTTTTGATGAATGCCCTTGCCGGTTCCTCCAAAGAGAGCTTCATCCTAAAGGTGGTTAGATGA
- the rpsP gene encoding 30S ribosomal protein S16 encodes MVKIRLTRMGRRNRPFYRLVVVDSQRRRDGAYIDSLGFYDPIRDPAQTNVDVEKAVQWIMKGAQPTETARSILSKFGVMKKVNELKYVKSGEVKE; translated from the coding sequence ATGGTAAAGATAAGACTCACCAGAATGGGCAGGAGAAACAGGCCCTTTTACAGACTAGTGGTAGTGGATTCTCAGAGGAGGCGTGACGGCGCTTACATAGACTCGCTGGGATTTTACGACCCGATAAGAGATCCAGCGCAGACTAACGTCGATGTGGAAAAGGCCGTCCAGTGGATCATGAAGGGCGCACAACCCACAGAAACTGCGAGATCTATTCTCTCAAAGTTCGGCGTAATGAAGAAAGTCAACGAACTCAAGTACGTGAAGAGCGGAGAAGTCAAAGAGTGA